A region of Sphingomonas crusticola DNA encodes the following proteins:
- the rbfA gene encoding 30S ribosome-binding factor RbfA, with product MRHNESPEGKSVRILRVGEQVRHILAEILMRGDVHDEVLASHLVSVTEVRMSPDLKHAIVFVKPLLGADEEKVLKALRTNTAYFQSEVAKRVNLKYAAKIRFRPDESFDEGARIDELLRKPAVARDLDPGDV from the coding sequence ATGCGGCACAATGAGAGCCCTGAAGGAAAATCGGTCCGCATCCTGCGGGTGGGCGAGCAGGTGCGCCATATCCTTGCCGAGATATTGATGCGCGGCGACGTCCATGACGAGGTGCTCGCCTCGCATCTTGTGTCGGTGACCGAGGTGCGGATGTCGCCTGACCTGAAACATGCGATCGTATTCGTGAAGCCCTTGCTCGGTGCGGACGAGGAAAAGGTGCTCAAGGCGCTGCGCACCAACACGGCCTATTTCCAGAGTGAAGTCGCCAAGCGCGTGAATCTCAAATATGCCGCCAAAATCCGGTTTCGCCCGGACGAAAGCTTTGACGAGGGTGCGCGCATCGACGAGTTGCTGCGCAAGCCAGCGGTCGCGCGCGACCTCGATCCGGGCGACGTCTGA